AGTCCAGCAAATAGGAGACATGACCACCGATGTGCGCCTGAACTTTAATTGTAATTGTCCCGACTAACCTCTACGGCCTCAAGTTTTATGTCTGACAGCAATTCAAGCTGACCCTTCTCAAAAAGGTCATCAATTTCCATAATGTCAGCTGTTCCCCTTGGTTTGAAGTTGCGGTAATCCACTATGCGAATCCCGTTGACAAAACGTTCATTATATGCCTCTCGGAATCGCATTCCGCCTCCATCCACATGAAATTCATACGCTAAGTAAGAAGGCTTAAATGTCTCTTTATCAATCCAATAAATATAAATATCTTCAAAATCTTCGCCACCGCCTTGCTGTTCAAATGTAACTTTGACCTTGTAGTATTCCCTATTTCGGATCAACTTTTTCCCTATCAACTCCTTATTCACTGCAGCATCATTTAAGCCGTATGGCAAATAAGCAAAATAATGTACCGAGTTTATTGAATTGCTGTACACATTGGCCATACTATCTGAAACCTGTATAGACTTTCCCTCAAAAACTCTATTGAATTTATCGCCATTTCGCACATCGGTAAGTTGCCCTGAATCGGTTTGTTTGATGCGTTTCATGATTTTTTCTCCATTTTCCCTTTCAAGCACATACACCATATCCCGGAATTTGAATCTAAACTCACTTTGTTCGTAGAGATCACCACCTGCAACTTCAATTGTTCGGTCTACCAGTTCTTGCGCAGACGGGATGTTTTTAGGATCTCCGCAGCCGGTAAAAACGCTAACAACCAAGAATGCGAGTAAAAATGATCTCATAAAGTATTTAGTATCCATAGTACAAAGAAACAGGGATTATTCCATAAAATGAACCCGGCACTGCAGGAATTGTTCTTATTTTTGTGCTGCCATGCAGAAGAAGATCCATATAAAGAACAAAAAAGCGAGTTTCCAGTATGAGCTGCTGGAGACCTACGTTGCAGGAATTGTACTTGCCGGAACGGAAATTAAGTCGATTCGGTTAGGCAAAGCATCTATCACTGAGAGCTTTTGCGAATTCAATGAAAATGGAGAATTATTTGTGATAAATATGCAAATAGATGAATATTCTCATGCCACGCACTTTAATCACCAACCCAAAGCCTCGCGCAAACTTCTGCTCAATAAGAAGGAACTGCAAAAATTACACAAAGAAGTGAGTACTAGCGGACTCACAATAGTTCCCCTTTCCGTATTTGTCAATGATCGGGGTTTGGCAAAAATGAAGATCGCCCTCGCGAAAGGAAAAAAACTGT
This DNA window, taken from Muriicola soli, encodes the following:
- the smpB gene encoding SsrA-binding protein SmpB, with the translated sequence MQKKIHIKNKKASFQYELLETYVAGIVLAGTEIKSIRLGKASITESFCEFNENGELFVINMQIDEYSHATHFNHQPKASRKLLLNKKELQKLHKEVSTSGLTIVPLSVFVNDRGLAKMKIALAKGKKLYDKRESIKERESKVRLDRIKKSFNN
- a CDS encoding DUF6503 family protein, producing the protein MRSFLLAFLVVSVFTGCGDPKNIPSAQELVDRTIEVAGGDLYEQSEFRFKFRDMVYVLERENGEKIMKRIKQTDSGQLTDVRNGDKFNRVFEGKSIQVSDSMANVYSNSINSVHYFAYLPYGLNDAAVNKELIGKKLIRNREYYKVKVTFEQQGGGEDFEDIYIYWIDKETFKPSYLAYEFHVDGGGMRFREAYNERFVNGIRIVDYRNFKPRGTADIMEIDDLFEKGQLELLSDIKLEAVEVSRDNYN